From the Streptomyces sp. SN-593 genome, the window GCCGGCGCCATCCCCGGTTCGTCCTCGACGGCGACTGACCTGGCGCCGTCACGCGCGGTCCTGAGCCTGTTCCGCCGAAGACCAGCACCTGTTCGCCCGGAGACCAGCGCCTGCTCAGCCGAAGAAGGGACGAGCTCACGGGGCCGGGCCGCACGGATCACGTCGCCGATCACCCGCGAGGTCGATGTCGCACCCGGGCGCCGGGCGAGCCCGTGTCCCGTTCTCCGATCGCCAGGGCTCCCCTGAGTCCGCCCAGGGCGTCCCGGATCGCGTCGGCTACGGGGGCGTGCCCGGGGGCCGCGCGGAGCCCGTGCCCGCCAGGCTGCCGGCAAGGCAGGCGAGGTGGGCAGGGATTTCGAGAAGCGGCTTGGCGCGGGGACGGTACGCGGACCGGCGCCCTGAAGGGGGCCGGCCCGCGCATGTCACCGGCGCCACTTCAGGGCGCACCGGTGCTCACAAGGCGCTCAGCCCGTTCGGTGTGCCGTTGCCGGTGGGACCGTCATACCCTTCGACCCCCGTGCACAGGTAGTCCCCGGCGCAGTTGCCGTTGGAGCCGCCGACCACGTCGTTGAGGCCGGAGGCCGCGCCGGCGGAGTAGAGCCGGGAGGCGTCGGGGAAGGCCGAGGGGTTCCCGGCCAGGGCGATCAGTCCCGCGATGAACGGCGAGGACGCGCTGGTGCCGCCCACCACGGCCCACCCCGTCCGCGGCCCGGTGGTGTTGTACACCGCGAGCCCGGTCTGCGGGTCGGCGACCGCGGAGACGTCCGCGATCGTACGGCCCGGGCAGTCGGTGTCCTGCTGCCACGCCGGCTTGGCGAACCAGGCGGAACACCCGCTGCCCGCCCCGGCCCAGGCGGTCTCCTGCCAGCCGCGGTCGTTGTCGGCCGGGGTCAGTGAGGTGCCGCCCGCCGCGACGACGCCGGGGTAGGCCGCCGGGACCGACGGTACGCCGTATCCGGCGTCGCCGGAGGACGCCACCACGGCCACCCCCGGGTGGCTGTAGTCCTGGGCGAGGACGTCGTCCCCGTTGTGCTCGGTGACGCCGTAGCTGTTGGACACCTCGGTCGCGCCCAGCGCGGCGGCGGAGTCCACGGACTGCGCCAGGTCCTGCTCAAGGGGCTCGTCGGCCTCGACCAGCAGAATGTGGCACTGCGGGCAGGCCGCGGACACCATGTCCAGGTCGAGGGCCTCCTCCTCGGCCCAGCCGGAGGCCCCCGCCGACACCGGCAGCGGGCTCGCCGCGCCGCTCTGGTTCACCTTGCGGAAACAGCCGTTGTCGGTGGTACAGGCGGGCAGCCCGTAGGTGGCGCGGTAGACGGCGAGGTCGGCCTCGGCGGTGGGGTCGTCGTAGGCGTCGACCAGGGCGACGGTCTGGTCGGCGCCGCCGGTGGTGGGCAGGTCGTATGCGGAACGCAGGTCCGCCGGGCCGTAGCCCGCGGGGAGGGGCGCGTCGGCGGCTCCCGCGGCCCTGGGACCGCGTACGCCCAGGCCGCCGTGGACGTCGGTGCGGATCTCCGCCAGGCAGCGGGCCTGCCCGGCCGGCGCCGGTCCGCAGGCGTTCTCGACGTCGGCCGGCAGGGTGGTGGGCACGGTGCCGGCGGCCGGGGCGGGCGTGGCCGCCTGGGCGGCGCCCGCCGCGGGTATCGCCAGGGCGAGCGGCAGTAAAACGGTCGCGGCGGTCCGCAGGGTACGGACCAGGCGGGTGCTGGTGGTCATCCCGGGATCGGTCTCCTTGTCCGGTGGGGCGGCGGTCATGACGTGATGCCGGCGACGGTGTAGGCGTGCATGACCGTCTGGCTGAGGGTGTTGCCGTCGGCGTCCGCGGCGGTCACCCGGATCGAGGGGTTGGTGCCCCGGGCGCCGACCGGGTTGGTCCAGTGGGCCTGGTAGTGGCCGGCGGAGCCGGTGACGGAGGCCTTCTGCCAGGTCTGGCCGTCGTTGAAGGAGACCTGCACGGTGGCGGAGGTGATTGCGGCCCGCGAACCGGCGCCCTGGTAGGTCACGTGGCCGATCTCCACGCCCATGCGCTGTTCGGTGCGGTGGCTGGTGCCGGTGCCGTCGGTGGCCAGGTCGTAGTGCGCGGTGAGCAGCGGCAGGACCAGGCAGGGCGTGCTGTCGGACTGGCCCGCGCAGGACAGGGTGTCCGGCAGCAGGGAGTCGGTGTCGGCCGCCGAGGGCAGGCCGAAGGTCAGCTCGGTGCGGCTGCTGGTGGACTGGCTGACGGAGGTTTCCGCGCTGGAGTCCTGGTCGGCGACCAGGTCGTAGCGGGCGCCGGGCGTGTCCTGGCCCTCGGCGTACACGCCGGGGCTGTCCTCGCTGTCCACCAGGGTGCCATCACGGGAGAGACTGGCCTGGTACCCGGGGGAGGCGTCGGCATAGACGCTGGGGCCGCCGGCGTGGCCCGGATCGCTGTCGTTCGTCTCCAGGAAGGCCAGCAGGTCGCCGTCCGCGACGCATGCCTCACAGATCCCGGCCGGGATCGTGTCCGGGTACTGGCCGAGCCCCAGG encodes:
- a CDS encoding S53 family peptidase, whose protein sequence is MTTSTRLVRTLRTAATVLLPLALAIPAAGAAQAATPAPAAGTVPTTLPADVENACGPAPAGQARCLAEIRTDVHGGLGVRGPRAAGAADAPLPAGYGPADLRSAYDLPTTGGADQTVALVDAYDDPTAEADLAVYRATYGLPACTTDNGCFRKVNQSGAASPLPVSAGASGWAEEEALDLDMVSAACPQCHILLVEADEPLEQDLAQSVDSAAALGATEVSNSYGVTEHNGDDVLAQDYSHPGVAVVASSGDAGYGVPSVPAAYPGVVAAGGTSLTPADNDRGWQETAWAGAGSGCSAWFAKPAWQQDTDCPGRTIADVSAVADPQTGLAVYNTTGPRTGWAVVGGTSASSPFIAGLIALAGNPSAFPDASRLYSAGAASGLNDVVGGSNGNCAGDYLCTGVEGYDGPTGNGTPNGLSAL